From the genome of Mixophyes fleayi isolate aMixFle1 chromosome 2, aMixFle1.hap1, whole genome shotgun sequence, one region includes:
- the TBL2 gene encoding transducin beta-like protein 2 has translation MEVVALVLLSVLLGGLVLLLLPVWGKKTREGSETEPSAQIANGQAVPEKQPTKKQKQQKLRKEKIQQHTFTHPLLASALKAHSGNVTCLDFSSNGKYLASCSDDRTVRIWSTKDFLEREHHCMRANMEFDHATHVRFSPDCRAFIVCLANGETIRVFKMTKKEDTFIFSAAHGDFQKKHKASIINIGIAETGKFIMTASSDTSILIWDLKGEILASINTNQVTNAYASVSPCGRFVGSCGFTPDVKVWEVCYNKSGGFREVCRAFELKGHSAGVCGFAFSNDSSRMATVSKDGTWKLWNTDVEYKKQQDPYLLYTGRWSGKEPCRIALSPDARVVAISSVSDITMYSAQTGEIEEEFHSVHGQVISDLAFDTSNKFLVSTGDRAIRVFHNTAGYRAAISDMKDMFKKATNKGTKDRLQQQIKDAQSALDAVCKQRN, from the exons ATGGAGGTGGTGGCGCTGGTCCTgctctctgtgctgctggggggacTTGTCCTGCTGCTGCTCCCAGTATGGGGCAAAAAGACGAGAGAGGGCAGCGAAACGGAGCCGAGCG CTCAGATAGCAAATGGACAAGCTGTTCCAGAGAAGCAGCCTACAAAGAAACAGAAACAGCAAAAACTGCGTAAAGAAAAGATTCAGCAACACACCTTCACCCACCCCCTCCTTGCATCTGCCCTCAAG GCTCACAGTGGGAATGTGACATGTTTGGATTTCAGCAGTAATGGTAAATACTTGGCTTCGTGTTCTGATGACAGAACTGTCAGAATATGGAGTACCAAGGACTTCCTTGAACGTGAGCACCACTGTATGAGAGCCAATATGGAGTTTGACCATGCCACACATGTCCGGTTTAGTCCTGACTGCAG AGCTTTTATAGTTTGTTTGGCAAACGGAGAGACAATCAGGGTATTTAAAATGACCAAGAAAGAAGACACTTTCATCTTCTCCGCTGCCCATGGTGACTTCCAGAAGAAACATAAAGCCTCCATCATTAACATTGGAATAGCAGAAACAG GGAAGTTTATCATGACTGCATCAAGTGATACCAGCATCTTGATTTGGGACTTGAAGGGTGAAATACTTGCATCTATCAATACCAACCAAGTGACAAATGCGTATGCTAGTGTCTCACCTTGTGGGAG GTTTGTTGGGAGCTGCGGCTTTACGCCAGATGTGAAGGTTTGGGAGGTCTGCTATAATAAGTCTGGAGGTTTTCGTGAAGTCTGTCGGGCGTTCGAGTTGAAAGGCCACTCCGCTGGTGTATGTGGATTTGCTTTTTCCAATGACTCCAGCAG GATGGCAACAGTGTCTAAAGATGGGACATGGAAGCTGTGGAATACGGATGTTGAGTACAAGAAGCAGCAAGACCCCTACCTGCTGTACACAGGCAGATGGTCCGGGAAAGAGCCTTGCCGTATTGCACTGTCTCCAGATGCCCGTGTTGTTGCTATTTCAAGTGTGTCTGATATCACAATGTACAGTGCACAAACAGGAGAGATTGAGGAAGAGTTCCACTCTGTGCATGGACAAGTTATCTCAGACCTTGCTTTTGATACTAGCAATAAGTTCCTGGTATCCACTGGAGATCGTGCTATACGTGTCTTCCATAACACAGCTGGATATAGAGCTGCTATCTCTGACATGAAGGACATGTTTAAGAAAGCCACAAACAAGGGCACAAAGGACAGGCTACAGCAACAAATTAAAGATGCACAAAGTGCACTAGATGCTGTGTGCAAACAGAGGAACTGA